One stretch of Balneola sp. MJW-20 DNA includes these proteins:
- a CDS encoding undecaprenyl-diphosphate phosphatase — MDLLQSFLLGLLQGITEFLPISSSGHLALGKYLLGGELEGGITFEVVVHFGTLCSIIIYYREALSNLIKAGLAFIRRPKEMSSDPQVKLIGLIVLSMIPALIVGLTLQDAVEGIFMDPFLVSVMLIVTGFILFLTRFADPKEGEIGWGKSLLIGIAQSFAMIPGISRSGSTISTALYLGISREKAANFSFLMVIPVIAGAMLLQILELSEVGINNAQIGSLVVGFVTAFVSGYYALKYLIIILMKKGFHYFAWYCWAVGIFGLIYFTL; from the coding sequence ATGGATCTTTTACAATCTTTCTTATTAGGACTTCTTCAGGGAATCACGGAATTTTTACCTATCAGCAGTTCAGGACATCTGGCATTGGGTAAATATTTACTCGGGGGCGAACTTGAAGGAGGTATCACCTTTGAAGTAGTGGTTCACTTTGGTACTCTCTGCAGCATTATTATTTATTACCGGGAAGCATTATCAAACCTGATCAAAGCCGGTTTAGCTTTTATCCGGCGCCCCAAAGAAATGAGTTCGGATCCTCAGGTCAAACTGATTGGTCTCATTGTATTAAGTATGATCCCGGCTCTTATTGTAGGTCTTACCCTTCAGGATGCTGTAGAAGGAATTTTTATGGATCCGTTTTTAGTTTCCGTTATGCTGATCGTAACCGGGTTTATTTTGTTTTTGACCAGATTTGCGGATCCGAAAGAAGGTGAGATCGGATGGGGGAAGAGTTTGCTGATCGGTATTGCACAATCATTTGCTATGATCCCGGGCATCAGCCGTTCCGGTTCTACGATATCTACGGCCTTATACCTGGGGATCAGTAGAGAGAAGGCTGCAAATTTTTCTTTTCTGATGGTCATTCCGGTAATTGCTGGAGCAATGCTGCTTCAGATCCTGGAGCTTTCAGAGGTAGGTATCAATAATGCACAGATCGGAAGTTTGGTTGTTGGATTTGTTACGGCATTTGTATCCGGATACTACGCACTGAAGTACCTGATCATCATACTGATGAAAAAAGGATTCCATTACTTTGCATGGTATTGCTGGGCAGTTGGGATCTTCGGACTGATTTATTTCACACTTTAA
- a CDS encoding AAA family ATPase — MSDYSVDMKALGEKIEKHSAFIDEIRKELDKVIIGQRYMIDRLLIGLLTNGHVLLEGVPGLAKTLTVSSLAQVLSTSFQRIQFTPDLLPADLLGTLIYNQKEAEFLVKKGPIFANIILADEINRSPAKVQSALLEAMQEKQVTIGETTFNLEEPFLVLATQNPVEQEGTYPLPEAQVDRFMLKLKIDYPNEQEEMEIMRRMAKTGPKPTLDTIIKPSTILEARQVINEVYMDEKVEKYIVDLVFATRKPENYGLKELSDLISFGASPRATINLNLASRAQAFMEHRAYVTPEDIRTIAMDVLRHRIIPTFEAEAEDITAEDIVKKILNNVQVP; from the coding sequence ATGAGCGATTATTCTGTAGACATGAAGGCCCTGGGCGAAAAGATCGAAAAGCACAGTGCTTTTATAGATGAGATCAGAAAGGAACTCGATAAAGTGATCATTGGTCAGCGGTATATGATCGACCGGCTATTGATCGGACTGCTGACGAACGGGCATGTTCTTCTCGAGGGGGTTCCCGGGCTTGCTAAAACACTGACTGTATCCTCTCTGGCTCAGGTCCTGAGCACCAGTTTTCAGCGGATACAGTTCACTCCCGACCTGTTACCCGCTGATCTTCTTGGTACGCTTATTTATAATCAGAAAGAAGCGGAATTCCTTGTTAAGAAGGGCCCTATCTTTGCCAATATCATTCTTGCGGATGAGATCAACCGTTCACCTGCCAAGGTGCAATCAGCTTTGCTGGAAGCTATGCAGGAAAAGCAGGTTACTATTGGGGAAACCACTTTTAACCTTGAAGAACCCTTCCTGGTACTTGCAACTCAAAACCCGGTAGAACAAGAAGGAACCTATCCTCTGCCCGAAGCTCAGGTAGACCGTTTCATGCTGAAGCTTAAGATCGATTACCCGAATGAGCAGGAAGAGATGGAGATCATGCGTCGTATGGCCAAAACAGGTCCAAAGCCCACCCTTGATACGATCATCAAGCCTTCAACGATACTGGAAGCCCGACAGGTGATCAATGAGGTATACATGGATGAAAAAGTAGAGAAGTATATTGTTGATCTGGTATTTGCTACCCGTAAACCTGAAAATTACGGGCTGAAAGAACTTTCGGATCTGATCAGCTTTGGCGCTTCTCCCCGTGCCACCATTAACCTGAACCTGGCTTCAAGAGCTCAGGCTTTCATGGAGCATCGTGCTTACGTAACTCCAGAAGACATCCGAACCATTGCTATGGATGTACTGCGCCACCGTATCATTCCGACCTTTGAGGCTGAGGCAGAAGACATAACGGCAGAGGATATTGTGAAAAAGATACTGAATAACGTTCAGGTACCATAA